A section of the Babesia microti strain RI chromosome I, complete genome genome encodes:
- a CDS encoding Fibronectin-binding protein A N-terminus (FbpA) (overlaps_old_locusTagID:BBM_I01865) produces the protein MRVMTSLDICAVLKEIKEAIVGGSVINLYDVSKKVYILKVSNRDSKFFLLLEAGSRIHLTQFMRSKDSMPSGFTMKLRKHLKGKRVSKVRQLGLDRVVDIVFGTGDYEHHLIIQFYVSGNIFLTDNEYKILTSLRQHVPELKQSNSNIYPIPAVSNELPINPDLCGISVDNVKKFLKVGNYMITEMKRIMPYLNTSNIKQFIVHNEQISEDNIDQCAERLVCAILKISELLETLKKGNNGGYVTLDPKYVNSSLDCIPATALIDYSPIIAEIDTRNCVSFNSYNECLDFYFGKFETFEKPTKKPSKAEKIKIDQEKRISNMKTQVQIAEKNAYLIDKHSALVDECISLMRTLIATGSRWDDIWDEIELQKQMGHEIAILFDRVDFKTGEIFLSLKENSDDEDVCIVPVSVNQSVFSNLRGIHNMRKNILAKIDRTGLSMAMAIKNVQKNDKTPNKSDKSSTKQVERIKVKKRYWFEKFKWFISSDDYLVLAGRDSIQNEILVKRHMESNDIYIHADIHGAASCIVKNNSSDPIPQRTLIEAGQFSVCNSSAWKAKFMTSAWWVESSQVSKTPETGEYLPSGSFVIRGKKNFLPPSKLEMGLAVIYLNQYLDQDGANETSIGYCTGIVHNDVITRENDVLPNNIDGVQNITNDIKEGIAYQAEVVEINANDKSQKGASFTVQRIAKASNIVGKKKSDGKLVRGQKSKKKRMKKYEDQDSDIEEIRMMLMGSSKPIKHKSQPDEQIVEKKQSVREDIIRIEKPFYRPPPFTTALISKVSYTDQSTDASFEEANLTIPASTDSHRTNDETACGEIGTAKTDDRADNVPFQCVVMCGPWEAICRYRLRIKLLPGNGKKGQIASEALNSFKKSEVDEYRRGLLGQMKMDELSLAILGNCKVDKRCNG, from the exons ATGAGGGTAATGACTTCTTTGGATATTTGTGCAGTGTTGAAGGAGATAAAAGAGGCGATAGTCGGCGGTTCTGTTATCAATCTTTATGATGTAAGCAAAAAGGTATACATACTAAAAGTTTCCAATAGAGATTCTAAATTTTTTCTGTTGTTGGAAGCTGGGAGCAGAATCCATTTGACACAATTTATGCGATCCAAGGATTCCATGCCTTCTGGCTTCACCATGAAG TTGAGGAAACATTTGAAAGGCAAGAGAGTCAGCAAGGTTAGGCAATTGGGGTTGGATAGGGTTGTGGATATAGTTTTTGGTACTGGAGACTACGAGCATCACTTGATCATACAGTTTTATGTCTCCGgtaacatatttttgactGATAAcgaatataaaatattaacatCACTTA GACAACATGTTCCAGAGCTTAAGCAATCAAATTCTAACATTTACCCAATCCCAGCTGTTTCTAACGAACTACCAATAAATCCGGACCTTTGTGGCATTTCAGTTGATAATGTCAAGAAGTTTTTGAAAGTCGGGAATTATATGATCACTGAGATGAAACGTATAATGCCTTACCTTAATACCTCCAACATCAAGCAATTTATCGTTCAT AACGAGCAAATTAGCGAAGATAATATTGACCAATGTGCAGAGCGTTTAGTTTGTGCCATTTTAAAGATTTCAGAGCTATTGGAGACTTTAAAGAAGGGGAATAATGGTGGATACGTTACACTAGATCCAAAGTATGTAAACTCAAGTTTAGATTGTATACCCGCAACTGCATTAATCGATTATTCGCCAATTATTGCTGAAATAGACACCAGAAATTGCGTTAGTTTCAATTCCTATAATGAG tgtCTGGATTTTTactttggtaaatttgagACTTTTGAAAAGCCCACTAAAAAACCATCAAAGGCGGAgaagataaaaattgatcaGGAAAAGCGCATTTCAAACATGAAAACACAGGTTCAAATTGCTGAAAAGAATGCATATTTGATCGATAAACACTCAGCACTGGTCGACGAATGCATATCATTAATGCGTACATTAATTGCCACAGGCAGTAGGTGGGATGATATATGggatgaaattgaattg CAAAAACAAATGGGCCACGAAATCGCAATATTGTTTGACAGAGTGGATTTTAAAACAGGAGAGATATTTTTAAGTCTAAAGGAGAATTCCGATGATGAAGACGTCTGTATAGTGCCCGTATCAGTTAACCAATCTGTATTTAGTAACTTGAGGGGAATACACAATATGAGGAAGAATATACTAGCTAAGATAGATCGTACTGGTTTATCAATGGCTATGGCCATCAAGAATGTccaaaaaaatgataaaacgCCGAATAAATCGGATAAGTCAAGCACTAAGCAG GTGGAACGTATAAAGGTGAAGAAACGATATTGGTTTGAGAAATTCAAATGGTTCATTTCATCAGATGATTACCTCGTATTAGCTGGAAGAGATTCCATacaaaatgaaatattggTGAAACGTCATATGGAAAGCAATGACATTTACATACACGCAGATATTCACGGTGCCGCTAGTTGCattgtcaaaaataattctagCGATCCAATACCTCAAAGGACACTAATAGAGGCCG GGCAATTCAGTGTTTGCAATTCCAGTGCTTGGAAAGCGAAGTTCATGACCAGTGCCTGGTGGGTTGAGAGCTCTCAAGTCAGTAAAACACCAGAAACAGGAGAATATCTGCCCTCTGGTAGTTTCGTCATTAGAGGCAAAAAGAATTTTTTGCCGCCATCTAAGTTGGAAATGGGTCTTGCAGTTATCTATCTAAATCAGTATCTTGATCAGGACGGTGCAAATGAGACTTCAATTGGATATTGCACAGGCATTGTACATAATGATGTTATAACTAGAGAAAACGATGTCTTACCAAATAACATCGATGGGGTTCAAAATATAACGAATGATATAAAAGAAGGAATAGCATATCAGGCCGAAGTTGTGGAAATTAACGCAAATGACAAATCGCAAAAGGGAGCATCATTCACAGTTCAACGTATCGCTAAAGCATCCAATATAGTTGGGAAGAAGAAAAGCGATGGAAAGTTGGTTAGGGGGCAGAAATCCAAGAAAAAGCGCATGAAGAAGTACGAAGATCAGGACTCTGACATTGAGGAAATAAGGATGATGCTTATGGGTAGTAGCAAGCCAATCAAACATAAATCGCAGCCAGATGAACAAATTGTGGAGAAAAAGCAAAGTGTCAGAGAGGATATAATTAGGATAGAAAAGCCCTTTTACAGGCCTCCTCCATTCACCACCGCTCTCATTTCTAAAGTATCCTATACAGATCAGTCCACTGATGCAAGCTTTGAAGAGGCGAATTTGACTATCCCGGCTAGTACAGATAGCCACAGAACGAATGATGAGACTGCTTGCGGTGAGATAGGAACCGCTAAGACAGATGACAGGGCCGATAATGTGCCCTTCCAGTGTGTGGTTATGTGCGGGCCATGGGAGGCGATTTGCCGGTACAGGCTGAGAATAAAGCTTTTGCCGGGTAACGGCAAGAAGGGTCAAATAGCATCAGAAGCTTTGAACAGCTTTAAAAAATCTGAAGTGGATGAATACCGGAGGGGATTGTTGGGGCAGATGAAG ATGGACGAGCTGAGTTTGGCGATTTTGGGGAATTGCAAGGTAGACAAGCGATGCAATGGTTAG
- a CDS encoding conserved Plasmodium protein, unknown function (overlaps_old_locusTagID:BBM_I01870), with protein sequence MYSPSSVNEQINAFGALIKSRVHLHKCLNLLSCLPNQEITQLLIDHDNDNDVKAKLVDTNEKLLQILAHFIAIHNSKGEKYRLREPKIANDIFLANYDRWPTIKRRFFQKCDEWNEKTEMKVNLEFKCLDQSPSIQVAYAMQNLDKSLKRCHPLQLPDKYIGKDVFDKLGVSDRLLSEIYTDQDYYIHLLKQLVNIKGGLCNEKQLKDGQKELYGRKREKNTARKSKERQIRYVLHEKLEHFMEPMPPKYKMDSKVINLLITSLFK encoded by the exons ATGTATAGCCCTAGTTCTGTGAACGAACAAATTAATGCCTTTGGCGCTCTTATAAAAAGTAGAGTACATTTGCACAAGTgcttaaatttattatcatgtTTGCCAAATCAAGAAATTACGCAATTGCTAATAGATCACgataatgataatgatGTAAAAGCGAAACTGGTCGATacaaatgaaaaattactCCAAATACTGGCTCACTTTATCGCAATACATAATTCTAAGGGTGAAAAATATAGGCTCAGGGAACCAAAGATCGCTAATGATATATTCCTTGCAAATTACGATAGATGGCCCACAATAAAGCGCAGATTCTTCCAAAAATGCGATGAATGGAATGAAAAAACTGAGATGAAA GTCAATTTGGAATTTAAATGTCTGGACCAATCCCCTTCTATACAAGTGGCTTATGCCATGCAAAATCTAGATAAAAGTTTGAAGAGATGCCACCCACTGCAATTGCCGGATAAA TACATAGGCAAAGATGTGTTTGACAAATTGGGAGTCTCAGACCGCTTGTTATCTGAAATATACACGGATCAG GACTACTATATACACCTTTTGAAACAATTAGTTAATATTAAGGGTGGATTATG TAACGAGAAACAATTAAAGGATGGACAAAAGGAGCTGTACGGACGAAAAAGAGAAAAAa ACACTGCAAGAAAATCTAAGGAAAGGCAAATACGCTATGTTTTACACGAGAAACTCGAACATTTCATG GAACCCATGCCGCCCAAGTATAAGATGGATTCCAAAGTGATTAACCTCCTAATAACATCTCTCTTCAAGTAA
- a CDS encoding BmGPI5, Sexual stage antigen, Pfam s48/45 (overlaps_old_locusTagID:BBM_I01875), translating into MFIILLVVTNFTQFITCATNENERQDGFVDKMFKNGNEWKRFCTLFKPEDKKRPFTHCSVNMHPHETVGIKCPRFLHRNYDIFPLQENHIYTSETSVNTNEVTDPAIFNPEELNLIGKHLSSVYDKDGYNVILSNGGTNDNLKSLYYICGVPSMDTDDYENIDNVGIMLALINIVLLPPNQEDNTRYYNIHLDTNPIVSPYQDVSMIREVDYYGIYKIDCGKETINVQNPVSSTVRSASYVPSEKFNKNSLNEVVKALTRAGNEKSVESTASSSHPSNVITINGLDILKSIKSDPDKIVKLNCQTHHSIVFASANEQHFSPEGIISQTLLLIPDKSYTRSNSLTFSIPVHLKAPICSPTPDKSPENYIYDDRILCKYNASTTTFSTLYCPRETHTFDIKTCKRSFQTWQNYRTNKMIFDKDFNVIAVTDEYYMFLYKNLSAPFTQKLICSCQPKQEVTEANEVSISITPKLDCDFTDPNPSSVGIINNSCNRVVRPGETIVVICREGDVIYPKKGLAYFGNTVFPFDDIDFEGTKRSDLKVVSVGNDKFLITLPSDTKIFLGQQYVFSCSSGKGIREVGFPIKDTGVVIITTGNPNFPQSIDKKLPTLVKKLKQNEYGYYNLKLSYGDLEVECKNYLHDTNENTSALYPINWTDMYSAQSKRGIDPRTMHVVHPNQFMGFHGISFKKLPDKQKLPSILSVSIKNDAIVLHGRQYPLYFVCMDLLEDSVWDGDKGRFAVFEIEFDLDHKEMVGCGVYPKMFKDGRGNVMTNNNCEFDMNIHDKVGFHCPLSNENPIPPVCYAGDIDKKSGTRKVVEIFKRPTDLYEFRSLWIFTKDMLKYAANGSIECSCISQGETLATITISNTGTYIISKLLLVTLILFI; encoded by the coding sequence atgtttataatattacTAGTagtgacaaattttacacaattcaTAACATGCGCCACAAATGAAAATGAGCGACAAGATGGATTTGTGGACAAGATGTTCAAAAACGGAAATGAGTGGAAAAGGTTTTGCACATTATTTAAACCAGAAGATAAAAAAAGACCATTTACTCACTGTTCGGTGAATATGCATCCACATGAGACTGTGGGCATAAAGTGCCCAAGATTCCTACACCGCAACTACGACATCTTTCCATTACAGGAAAACCACATCTATACATCAGAAACATCTGTAAATACAAATGAAGTGACCGATCCTGCTATTTTTAACCCTGAAGAGCTAAATTTGATTGGAAAACATCTTTCGAGTGTGTACGATAAAGACGGATACAATGTCATACTTAGTAACGGTGGCACAAATGacaatttaaaatcattatacTACATTTGCGGAGTGCCATCAATGGATACAGATGACTATGagaatattgataatgttGGTATTATGTTGGCACTCATAAATATCGTATTATTACCGCCCAATCAAGAGGATAACACTAGATATTACAATATTCATTTGGACACCAACCCAATAGTATCGCCCTATCAGGATGTTTCAATGATCAGAGAGGTTGACTATTATGGTATCTACAAAATTGACTGCGGAAAAGAAACAATAAATGTTCAGAATCCAGTATCTTCAACTGTTAGAAGTGCAAGCTATGTCCCTTCTgaaaaatttaacaaaaatagtCTTAATGAAGTGGTGAAAGCCTTGACACGGGCAGGTAATGAAAAAAGTGTTGAGAGTACAGCATCCAGCAGCCATCCATCAAATgttattacaattaatggattagatattttaaaaagcATCAAATCTGATCctgataaaattgtaaaattaaattgcCAAACACATCATTCAATTGTTTTTGCTAGCGCAAATGAGCAACATTTTTCACCTGAAGGTATTATTTCACAAACTTTGTTACTAATTCCAGACAAAAGTTATACTAGGTCCAATTCGTTGacattttcaattccaGTACATTTAAAAGCGCCTATTTGCTCTCCAACCCCTGATAAGTCGCCtgaaaattacatatacGATGATCGTATATTGTGCAAATATAATGCATCCACAACAACATTTTCAACACTTTACTGTCCAAGAGAAACCCACACTTTTGATATAAAAACGTGTAAACGTTCATTTCAAACTTGGCAAAATTACCGGACTAACAAGATGATATTTGACAAAgattttaatgtaattgCCGTGACAGACGAATACTAtatgtttttatataaaaatctGAGCGCTCCTTTTactcaaaaattaatttgctcCTGCCAACCAAAACAAGAGGTAACTGAGGCAAACGAAGTAAGTATCTCAATTACGCCAAAACTTGATTGCGATTTCACCGACCCAAATCCTTCCAGTGTTGGAATCATTAACAATTCATGTAATCGGGTAGTTAGACCAGGCGAGACAATAGTTGTCATCTGTAGGGAGGGGGATGTCATCTATCCAAAGAAAGGATTGGCTTACTTTGGCAACACTGTTTTTCCATTTGATGACATAGATTTTGAGGGCACTAAGCGATCTGATTTAAAAGTTGTATCTGTCGGTAATGATAAATTCCTAATAACACTTCCTAGTGACACTAAGATATTTTTAGGTCAACAATATGTCTTTAGCTGTTCTAGCGGGAAGGGCATAAGGGAGGTGGGCTTCCCCATCAAAGACACGGgtgttgtaattattaCCACAGGAAATCCAAACTTTCCCCAATCAATCGACAAAAAACTTCCAACTCTTGTGAAGAAGTTGAAGCAAAACGAATACGGTTACTATAACCTAAAGCTGTCATATGGAGATCTTGAAGTTGAgtgcaaaaattatttgcatgACACTAATGAAAATACATCAGCTCTTTATCCTATAAACTGGACTGACATGTATTCGGCTCAATCGAAAAGGGGTATAGATCCCAGGACAATGCATGTTGTACATCCAAACCAATTCATGGGTTTCCACGGCATTTCATTCAAAAAGTTGCCTGATAAACAAAAACTACCAAGTATTCTCTCAGTCtccattaaaaatgacGCAATAGTATTACATGGAAGACAATATCCACTATATTTTGTCTGCATGGATTTGCTTGAAGATAGTGTGTGGGATGGCGATAAGGGAAGGTTTGCCGTATTTGagattgaatttgatttggATCATAAGGAAATGGTTGGATGTGGTGTCTACccaaaaatgtttaaagATGGTCGTGGAAATGTGATGaccaataataattgtgaatttGACATGAATATACACGACAAAGTCGGATTCCATTGTCCATTGTCTAACGAGAATCCTATACCACCTGTATGTTATGCGGgtgatattgataaaaagAGCGGGACTAGAAAGGTCGTGGAGATTTTTAAACGACCAACAGACTTATACGAATTTAGATCTCTTTGGATTTTCACAAAGGACATGCTAAAATATGCTGCAAATGGCAGCATTGAGTGTTCATGCATTTCACAGGGTGAGACCTTAGCCACAATTACCATAAGCAATACGGGCACATATATAATCTCTAAGCTATTATTAGTGACCctgatattatttatttga
- a CDS encoding High mobility group protein homolog NHP1 — MAGKVSKGSAGKGKKRAKKDPDAPKRALSSYMFFAKEKRQEIIGSNPHLAKDVATVGKMIGEAWNKLSEKDKEPYEKKAQNDKIRYEKEKLAYEGKH, encoded by the coding sequence ATGGCAGGGAAAGTATCAAAAGGATCCGCTGGTAAAGGCAAAAAACGTGCAAAGAAGGATCCAGATGCTCCTAAAAGAGCGTTGTCATCGTACATGTTTTTCGCCAAAGAGAAGAGGCAAGAGATAATCGGCTCTAACCCTCATTTGGCCAAGGATGTGGCTACTGTGGGTAAGATGATTGGCGAGGCCTGGAACAAGTTATCTGAGAAGGATAAGGAACCCTACGAAAAGAAGGCACAAAACGACAAAATTCGTTATGAAAAGGAAAAGTTGGCATATGAAGGTAAACATTAA